A part of Streptomyces sp. SLBN-31 genomic DNA contains:
- a CDS encoding carboxylesterase/lipase family protein, protein MTTAEGPVVRTGAGAVRGRLEGGLAVFRGVPFAEPPVGELRFQAPRPVRAWDGVREAYAFGPPPPQDLGIQGRRGVLDAPDGDDWLTVNVWTPQADPAALRPVMVWIYGGAYKLGHSGSPGYDAQRIARDGDLVVVTLNYRVGVEGFASIEGAPANRGLLDQVAALEWVRDNITAFGGDPGRVTVFGESAGAGSVAALLAMPRARGLFGRAIAQSVPGTYFSDELARDIAAEIAREAGLPPTAAALSAVDPRQLTSAGEALSAKMRQYEDRWGRAAPTVTPFSPVVDGEVLPVTPWQALAAGAARDLDLLVGHNRDEWRLFLVMGELLGKVTEEQAAWALRTFGPGPDAERAYRAAHPDATPSDLYERVQTDWLFTMPSLRLAQAQVVGGGRAHFYELTWPAPGAGGVLGACHGLDIPLLFGTFEADLGNLLFAGSGVPAEAEELSARFRASWTAFARTGDPGWPAYGEADRLVQVLDARPEVRPYPEEATRQLWEGYEFTPLPLLSQADRA, encoded by the coding sequence ATGACGACAGCGGAAGGTCCGGTCGTACGCACCGGAGCCGGCGCGGTGCGAGGACGTCTGGAGGGCGGGCTGGCCGTCTTCCGGGGCGTGCCGTTCGCCGAACCGCCGGTGGGTGAGCTCCGGTTCCAGGCGCCGCGGCCCGTGCGGGCCTGGGACGGGGTACGGGAGGCGTACGCGTTCGGGCCGCCGCCCCCGCAGGATCTCGGTATCCAGGGCCGCAGGGGCGTGCTGGACGCGCCCGACGGCGACGACTGGCTCACCGTCAACGTCTGGACCCCGCAGGCCGATCCGGCCGCGCTCCGTCCGGTGATGGTGTGGATCTACGGCGGCGCCTACAAACTGGGCCACTCCGGCAGCCCCGGCTACGACGCCCAGCGCATCGCGCGCGACGGCGACCTGGTCGTCGTCACCCTCAACTACCGGGTCGGCGTGGAGGGGTTCGCGAGCATCGAGGGGGCGCCCGCCAACCGGGGCCTGCTCGACCAGGTCGCCGCCCTCGAGTGGGTACGGGACAACATCACGGCGTTCGGCGGCGACCCCGGGCGGGTGACCGTGTTCGGGGAGTCGGCGGGCGCGGGGTCGGTGGCGGCGCTGCTGGCCATGCCGAGGGCGCGGGGGCTGTTCGGGCGGGCGATCGCCCAGAGCGTGCCGGGCACCTACTTCTCCGACGAACTCGCCCGGGACATCGCCGCCGAGATCGCCAGGGAGGCCGGTCTGCCGCCGACGGCGGCCGCGCTGTCCGCCGTGGACCCCCGGCAACTCACCTCCGCCGGCGAGGCGTTGAGCGCGAAGATGCGGCAGTACGAGGACCGGTGGGGGCGGGCGGCGCCCACGGTCACGCCCTTCTCGCCGGTCGTCGACGGCGAGGTGCTGCCCGTCACCCCCTGGCAGGCGCTGGCCGCGGGCGCGGCCCGGGACCTGGACCTGCTCGTCGGGCACAACCGCGACGAGTGGCGGCTGTTCCTCGTCATGGGCGAACTGCTCGGCAAGGTCACCGAGGAGCAGGCGGCGTGGGCGCTGCGGACGTTCGGGCCCGGACCCGACGCTGAGCGGGCCTATCGCGCCGCCCACCCCGACGCCACCCCGAGCGACCTGTACGAACGCGTCCAGACGGACTGGCTGTTCACCATGCCGAGCCTGCGGCTGGCTCAGGCGCAGGTGGTGGGCGGCGGCCGCGCCCACTTCTACGAGCTGACCTGGCCGGCGCCCGGCGCGGGCGGCGTCCTCGGCGCCTGCCACGGCCTGGACATCCCCCTGCTGTTCGGCACGTTCGAGGCCGACCTCGGCAACCTGCTCTTCGCGGGGAGCGGTGTGCCGGCGGAGGCGGAGGAGCTGTCGGCGCGCTTCCGCGCGTCGTGGACGGCGTTCGCGCGCACCGGCGACCCGGGCTGGCCGGCGTACGGGGAGGCGGACCGTCTGGTCCAGGTACTGGACGCCCGGCCCGAGGTGCGGCCCTACCCCGAGGAGGCCACGCGGCAGCTGTGGGAGGGCTACGAGTTCACCCCCCTGCCGCTGCTCTCCCAGGCCGACAGGGCCTAG
- the murQ gene encoding N-acetylmuramic acid 6-phosphate etherase has protein sequence MTSTSNPRDLRAELESLTTEAFRPDLADIDRLPTLEIARLMNGEDATVPASVAARLPEIAAAIDAIAERMARGGRLVYAGAGTAGRLGVLDASECPPTFNTDPEQVVGLVAGGPAAMVTSVEGAEDSADLARADLDALALTAADTVVGISASGRTPYAIAAVEHARRQGALTVGLACNADSALAAAAEHGIEIVVGPELVTGSTRLKAGTAQKLVLNMLSTITMIRLGKTYGNLMVDVRASNEKLRARSRRIVALATGAPDEEIERALAATDGEVKNAILTLLADVDGPTAARLLEESGGHLRAALAAAR, from the coding sequence ATGACCTCCACCTCCAACCCCCGTGATCTGCGCGCCGAGTTGGAATCGCTCACCACCGAGGCCTTCCGTCCCGACCTCGCCGACATCGACCGGCTGCCCACCCTGGAGATCGCCCGGCTCATGAACGGCGAGGACGCCACCGTCCCCGCGTCCGTCGCCGCACGGCTGCCGGAGATCGCCGCCGCCATCGACGCCATCGCCGAGCGCATGGCCCGCGGCGGCCGGCTCGTCTACGCCGGTGCCGGGACCGCCGGCCGGCTCGGCGTGCTGGACGCCTCCGAGTGCCCGCCGACCTTCAACACCGATCCGGAACAGGTGGTCGGGCTCGTCGCGGGCGGTCCCGCCGCCATGGTCACCTCCGTCGAGGGCGCCGAGGACTCCGCCGACCTCGCCCGCGCCGACCTGGACGCGCTCGCCCTCACCGCCGCCGACACGGTGGTCGGCATCTCCGCCTCCGGGCGCACCCCGTACGCCATCGCGGCCGTCGAACACGCCCGTCGGCAGGGCGCGCTGACCGTCGGGCTCGCCTGCAACGCCGACAGCGCGCTCGCCGCGGCCGCCGAGCACGGCATCGAGATCGTCGTAGGGCCCGAACTGGTCACCGGCTCCACCCGGCTCAAGGCGGGCACCGCGCAGAAGCTGGTCCTCAACATGCTCTCGACGATCACGATGATCCGGCTGGGCAAGACGTACGGGAACCTGATGGTCGACGTACGCGCCTCGAACGAGAAGCTGCGGGCCCGTTCCCGCCGTATCGTCGCCCTCGCCACGGGAGCGCCGGACGAGGAGATCGAGCGGGCCCTGGCGGCCACGGACGGCGAGGTGAAGAACGCGATCCTCACCCTCCTGGCGGACGTCGACGGCCCCACGGCGGCCCGGCTGCTCGAGGAGTCCGGCGGACACCTGCGGGCGGCGCTGGCGGCGGCCCGCTGA
- a CDS encoding NADH:flavin oxidoreductase, whose amino-acid sequence MTATTSRAAEILSRPTAINGLTVPNRIVMAPMTRQFSPGGIPGEDVVSYYARRAAAGVGLIVTEGTYVGHESAGQSDRVPRFHGEQQLAGWQRVAEAVHAAGGTIVPQLWHIGMVREQGDPPFPDAPAVGPSGLVTAGAEPTGRAMTQRDVDDVIGAFAEAAAAAERIGFDGVEIHGAHGYLVDQFLWAGTNHRTDAYGGDLVARAKFAAEIVAAVRETVSPEFPIIFRYSQWKQQDYTARLAETPEELEAILAPLAAAGVDAFHASTRRYWLPEFDGADLNLAGWTKKLTGKQVITVGSVGLDGDFIRGFAGEGSPVRGIDDLLDRLESDEYDLVAVGRALLQDPEWAAKVLAGRFDELKPYDAAALKSLS is encoded by the coding sequence GTGACCGCCACCACCTCCCGCGCCGCCGAGATCCTGTCCCGGCCCACCGCGATCAACGGCCTGACCGTCCCCAACCGCATCGTGATGGCGCCGATGACCCGCCAGTTCTCCCCTGGCGGCATCCCCGGCGAGGACGTGGTCTCGTACTACGCCCGCCGCGCCGCCGCCGGCGTCGGTCTGATCGTCACCGAGGGCACCTATGTCGGCCACGAGTCCGCCGGGCAGAGCGACCGCGTCCCGCGCTTCCACGGCGAGCAGCAACTGGCGGGCTGGCAGCGGGTCGCCGAGGCGGTGCACGCGGCGGGCGGCACGATCGTGCCGCAGCTGTGGCACATCGGCATGGTCCGCGAGCAGGGCGACCCGCCCTTCCCCGACGCCCCCGCCGTCGGCCCCTCCGGCCTGGTCACCGCCGGTGCCGAGCCGACCGGCCGGGCGATGACCCAGCGCGACGTGGACGACGTCATCGGCGCGTTCGCCGAGGCCGCCGCGGCCGCCGAGCGCATCGGCTTCGACGGCGTGGAGATCCACGGCGCGCACGGCTACCTGGTCGACCAGTTCCTGTGGGCGGGGACGAACCACCGCACGGACGCGTACGGCGGTGACCTCGTCGCCCGTGCGAAGTTCGCGGCGGAGATCGTCGCGGCCGTGCGGGAGACCGTGTCGCCCGAGTTCCCGATCATCTTCCGCTACTCGCAGTGGAAGCAGCAGGACTACACCGCTCGGCTCGCCGAGACCCCCGAGGAGCTGGAGGCGATCCTCGCCCCGCTGGCGGCGGCGGGCGTCGACGCGTTCCACGCCTCCACCCGGCGTTACTGGCTGCCCGAGTTCGACGGCGCCGACCTGAACCTGGCCGGCTGGACGAAGAAGCTGACCGGCAAGCAGGTGATCACCGTCGGGTCCGTCGGGCTCGACGGCGACTTCATCCGCGGGTTCGCAGGCGAGGGATCGCCGGTACGGGGCATCGACGACCTGCTCGACCGGCTGGAGAGCGACGAGTACGACCTCGTGGCCGTGGGGCGGGCCCTGCTGCAGGACCCGGAGTGGGCCGCGAAGGTGCTGGCCGGCCGCTTCGACGAGCTGAAGCCCTACGACGCGGCGGCGCTGAAGTCCCTGAGCTGA
- a CDS encoding MurR/RpiR family transcriptional regulator, whose translation MTQNVKEIFAGHGAGTPGTAPPAPAALAAKVRTLAPSMTRSMQRVAEAVAGDPAGCAALTVTGLAELTGTSEATVVRTARLLGYPGYRDLRLALAGLAAQQQSGRAPAITTDIAVDDPIADVVAKLAYDEQQTLADTAAGLDTVQLGAAVAAAAVARRIDVYGVGASGLVAQDLTQKLLRIGLIAHAHSDPHLAVTNAVQLRAGDVAIAITHSGSTGDVVEPLRVAFERGATTVAITGRPDGAVAQYADHVLTTSIARESELRPAAMSSRTSQLLVVDCLFVGVAQKTYETAAPSLAASYEALAHRHRR comes from the coding sequence CCGGGCACAGCGCCGCCCGCCCCCGCGGCCCTCGCCGCCAAGGTGCGCACGCTCGCCCCCTCCATGACACGTTCCATGCAGCGCGTCGCCGAGGCCGTCGCGGGCGACCCGGCCGGCTGCGCCGCCCTCACGGTCACCGGGCTCGCCGAGCTCACCGGCACCAGCGAGGCGACGGTGGTCCGCACCGCCCGGCTGCTCGGGTACCCGGGGTACCGGGATCTGCGGCTGGCCCTCGCCGGACTCGCGGCGCAGCAGCAGTCGGGCCGCGCCCCCGCCATCACCACCGACATCGCCGTCGACGACCCCATCGCCGACGTCGTGGCCAAACTCGCCTACGACGAGCAGCAGACGCTCGCCGACACGGCGGCCGGACTCGACACCGTGCAGCTGGGGGCCGCGGTCGCCGCGGCCGCCGTCGCGCGGCGCATCGACGTGTACGGGGTGGGCGCGTCGGGGCTGGTCGCCCAGGACCTCACGCAGAAGCTGCTGCGGATAGGGCTGATAGCCCACGCGCACAGCGACCCGCACCTGGCCGTGACGAACGCGGTGCAGCTGCGGGCCGGTGACGTCGCCATCGCCATAACGCACTCCGGGTCGACGGGGGACGTCGTGGAGCCGCTGCGGGTGGCCTTCGAACGCGGGGCGACGACCGTGGCGATCACCGGGCGGCCGGACGGGGCGGTCGCGCAGTACGCCGATCACGTGCTGACCACGTCCATCGCCCGGGAGAGCGAGCTGCGGCCGGCCGCGATGTCGTCCCGGACCAGTCAACTGCTGGTCGTGGACTGCCTGTTCGTGGGCGTGGCGCAGAAGACGTACGAGACGGCGGCGCCCTCGCTGGCCGCGTCGTACGAGGCGCTCGCCCACCGGCACCGGCGCTAG